The Neorhodopirellula lusitana genome contains a region encoding:
- a CDS encoding serine/threonine-protein kinase yields MTELNDQHNLICGDKLDSRDETVLNVLDEYLLRRQEGPIYRDTFVAEQVQLYPGMNLDLQLPELIASVDALHGFNSDDPSGSGNRNPITGCSWDELVAQKLGDFEILSEVGRGGMGIVYRARQVSLDRIVALKVLPLSVVLDKQQVARFTVEAQAAGSLQHPHIVPIYWVGREEGVHCYSMPFISGQPLDELLNDYQSKRPGMRLGMQWMHEAALAIDHAHANGVIHRDIKPSNLLIDESGKLWVTDFGLARFSRNKSMTRSGAVVGTFRYMSPEQASGNPVAVDHRSDIYGLGATFYELFTGRKLYGDEAVISHGLRINVEPMQLRKFNREISKDLETILIKCLALDPNDRYPSAAELADDVSRCIDGRPIQARRPSVTDRVTKWTTRHKRSVAVSVGSACVLLIVSLVATARFAKQGSDLRSALRLADERLIVANDNLRDANENFRETQEVLDHFGLMAAEELRGIAGVEKLREQLVEDLLRHYERRVARMESKAEFAMDVADTHIRAARIIEEVGAVDRAAQTYQRALKLLSHQPTTPLIAYQMALCRCSIAVLHAESGHHTIAREEYETAIQELTPLVGQNRLWSRTLARTRANYGLLLATVRNTQQAADQFNQSIRCLPPAEERDPQDAQTVAMVWNNLSHLNQETNLAAAVRYNQEAVRTLRSSQTHAGDDVETARSLALSLNNQASLLIRHGDAAAAKLLFAEAIGIYRDLVRQNPMAVSYTEELAITYNNYGRWLHRGGARALALESFERASRLLESLAQRMPNESRYQDALEGVQSNLDQVNQPLVSVLTDVEVRP; encoded by the coding sequence ATGACCGAGTTAAACGACCAACACAATTTGATCTGTGGCGATAAACTCGACTCCAGAGACGAAACCGTCCTGAATGTCTTGGACGAGTATCTATTGCGTCGACAGGAAGGCCCCATTTACCGCGATACGTTTGTCGCCGAACAGGTTCAGCTGTACCCAGGTATGAATCTTGACCTGCAATTGCCGGAACTGATCGCCAGCGTCGATGCGCTACATGGTTTTAATTCTGACGACCCGTCAGGGAGCGGCAATCGCAACCCGATTACCGGCTGTTCGTGGGATGAGTTGGTCGCTCAGAAATTGGGCGACTTCGAAATCCTATCCGAAGTCGGACGTGGTGGAATGGGCATCGTCTACCGAGCCCGACAGGTATCGCTCGATCGCATCGTGGCTCTCAAAGTTCTGCCGCTCTCGGTCGTTCTCGACAAACAACAAGTCGCGAGATTCACGGTCGAAGCGCAAGCGGCCGGAAGTCTTCAGCACCCTCACATTGTGCCTATCTATTGGGTTGGTCGCGAGGAAGGCGTGCATTGCTACAGCATGCCGTTCATTTCCGGACAGCCTCTAGATGAATTGCTAAACGATTATCAATCCAAGCGGCCGGGGATGCGATTGGGCATGCAGTGGATGCACGAAGCCGCACTGGCGATTGACCACGCCCATGCGAACGGAGTCATTCATCGAGACATCAAGCCATCCAACTTGCTGATCGACGAGTCAGGCAAGCTTTGGGTCACCGATTTTGGTCTCGCTCGATTTAGCCGCAACAAGAGCATGACGCGAAGCGGTGCGGTCGTCGGAACATTCCGCTACATGAGTCCTGAACAAGCGTCCGGCAACCCGGTGGCCGTGGACCATCGAAGCGATATCTATGGCCTTGGTGCAACGTTTTACGAACTGTTCACTGGCCGAAAGCTGTACGGCGATGAAGCCGTGATTAGCCATGGGCTACGGATCAATGTTGAACCGATGCAATTGAGAAAGTTTAACCGTGAGATATCAAAAGACCTCGAAACGATTCTGATCAAATGCTTGGCACTTGATCCAAATGACCGCTATCCATCCGCAGCCGAACTCGCCGATGACGTTTCACGTTGTATCGATGGTCGACCGATTCAGGCTCGCCGCCCTTCGGTAACGGATCGGGTTACCAAATGGACGACTCGGCATAAGCGATCCGTCGCGGTATCGGTCGGATCAGCGTGCGTTTTGCTGATCGTTTCCTTAGTCGCCACGGCACGTTTTGCAAAACAAGGTAGCGATCTGCGATCGGCACTCAGGTTAGCCGATGAACGGCTCATTGTTGCCAACGACAATCTTCGTGATGCAAACGAAAACTTTCGAGAGACACAGGAAGTTCTTGACCATTTTGGATTGATGGCTGCGGAGGAACTGCGAGGAATCGCCGGTGTTGAAAAACTGCGGGAGCAATTGGTCGAAGATCTGCTTCGTCACTATGAACGACGCGTCGCCAGAATGGAGTCCAAGGCAGAGTTCGCGATGGATGTCGCGGACACACATATCCGCGCCGCTCGAATCATCGAAGAAGTAGGGGCCGTCGACCGAGCTGCTCAGACATACCAGCGGGCACTCAAGTTGTTGTCGCATCAACCAACCACGCCATTGATCGCCTACCAAATGGCATTGTGCCGTTGCAGCATTGCGGTATTGCATGCGGAGTCCGGCCACCACACTATTGCTCGCGAAGAATATGAAACCGCGATACAGGAATTGACGCCGTTGGTCGGCCAAAATCGGTTGTGGTCTCGGACGCTCGCTCGTACCCGTGCGAACTACGGATTGCTGTTGGCAACGGTCAGGAACACGCAGCAAGCCGCAGACCAATTCAACCAAAGCATCCGTTGCCTGCCGCCGGCCGAAGAACGCGATCCGCAAGACGCTCAAACCGTTGCAATGGTTTGGAACAATCTCAGTCATCTGAACCAGGAGACGAACTTGGCGGCAGCCGTCCGCTACAACCAGGAAGCCGTTCGGACACTTCGGTCGTCGCAGACCCACGCTGGCGATGACGTCGAAACAGCAAGGTCTTTAGCGTTGAGCTTGAACAATCAGGCATCGCTGTTGATTCGACACGGTGACGCGGCTGCAGCCAAACTACTCTTTGCCGAAGCTATCGGGATCTACCGGGACTTGGTCCGGCAAAATCCGATGGCAGTGAGTTACACCGAAGAACTTGCGATCACGTACAACAATTACGGTCGCTGGCTGCATCGAGGTGGTGCGAGGGCATTGGCGCTAGAATCGTTCGAGCGAGCAAGCCGTTTGTTGGAATCACTTGCGCAACGCATGCCCAATGAGTCTCGGTATCAAGACGCGCTCGAGGGAGTCCAAAGCAACCTAGACCAAGTGAATCAACCGCTCGTGTCCGTCTTGACCGATGTGGAGGTCCGGCCATGA
- a CDS encoding dockerin type I domain-containing protein gives MKSHHRKRRQRLVCEILESRQLLAGDAGFSPWTHPLNPNDTNRDGTVSAVDALVVINQLNHAGSTELPSNAPPILGGAASYYDVNGDSNVTAVDALRVINQLNHASQVEPSETASLTLVSTTSSADHETTDLVFLDHFARSSGVLSPAEGRDVYTFTADRGFVAIDLNSLAQESHAEVRVLDEFGASLAVASELGERNEFEGFKFPTEPGRLYQIEVDLISDRAESFGYSIDVMQFDLEQWPSVQVSALPGFAWMNRFGTDSQLGVDIHSDVASDASLVRTFDQQARLQSNIDVVGDVDWFHIPSISNAVTLGVAGHDGLRTEFDVYDVSLNLLQPTTTISHGGEISSATYLVDRPGEVWVRVAGADGQIGPGQTGQYSLSIRDTGMTPPASGTQSPLPLSDQVGDRFDNAAELTFAGTALMFEQRLETTNDVDVYRLPTSGVTNIIVSGVAGIQVELVDAEGRITEKTAPIVQTEGSFNFANFAASTDDEIASESYVRVWSKSGSVGRYQLTIATQQEMLSVASGTGFDIFASSESPDSERGNDRHSSGPAQATRFTSTTADTIVSNLDSPDDIDTFYVLGISHVATFSVHTHDPMGIELTLVDRGGNVLEPLTKEVSGNSVGVSFAMPTLEEFVDEFGNPKKTLYVQVSSSNGSTGEYKLIRGFTPTSTTPNEIMGIDRHAGTIAQATPVTISPLSHDLASHLDGKEDRDAFRFTASTSQMALTVIREEPLGVRAAGTVDLYTKQGVLLQPTSVIEAPIESFVSRTIEKGYDLTPGEEYVAVVSNEQANAQGGYRLRIEAVDDALNALDLEDAESITIAESRTTEGPLSFQLKGVEWVTVPLNVQLDGVEDVQLYRFTSSGASVWANPPTKPTLRVSDVPLRFRLFNLTEGSELSNRREYHWRNDLSATLPSALDNVSRDYLLAVWSPEGAGTHAVDLMISQRIVSTGDTVGDTFADAETIDLSSGDTLADFGPSQTPNGSLYTRMKVHLNSASDVDVLRFEAINSITQAGLLWAATESFDPATQPEAANRIVVDLFDENGVAIAKRSPLATKKSVLTFESVQFETEVGKTYFLRISQTTPNPISSTLLIR, from the coding sequence ATGAAATCACACCACAGAAAACGCCGCCAACGCCTTGTCTGCGAAATCCTGGAGTCTCGTCAATTGCTGGCCGGTGACGCAGGCTTCAGCCCGTGGACCCATCCCCTGAATCCCAATGACACCAATCGTGACGGGACGGTGTCCGCCGTCGATGCGTTAGTCGTCATCAACCAGCTCAACCACGCTGGCTCTACCGAACTGCCGTCGAACGCTCCACCAATACTTGGCGGAGCAGCCTCTTATTATGACGTCAACGGTGACTCGAACGTCACAGCTGTGGACGCCTTGCGCGTCATCAATCAGCTCAACCACGCCTCTCAGGTAGAGCCAAGTGAAACAGCGTCGCTCACATTGGTTTCCACAACCAGTTCCGCCGATCATGAGACGACGGACCTGGTGTTCCTAGATCACTTCGCTCGCTCGTCAGGCGTCTTGTCGCCCGCAGAGGGCCGAGATGTTTACACATTCACCGCCGATCGCGGTTTTGTTGCGATTGACCTGAACTCGCTGGCTCAAGAATCTCATGCTGAGGTTCGAGTGCTCGATGAGTTTGGTGCGAGTCTCGCGGTTGCGTCGGAGTTGGGGGAACGCAACGAATTCGAGGGTTTTAAGTTTCCAACGGAGCCGGGACGCCTGTATCAAATCGAAGTGGACTTGATCTCGGATCGTGCCGAATCCTTTGGCTATTCCATCGATGTGATGCAGTTCGACCTGGAGCAGTGGCCATCAGTCCAGGTCTCAGCCCTGCCGGGTTTCGCTTGGATGAATCGGTTCGGTACGGACTCGCAACTCGGCGTTGACATTCATTCCGATGTCGCCAGTGATGCAAGCCTCGTTCGAACCTTCGATCAGCAGGCTCGGTTGCAATCCAACATCGACGTTGTCGGTGACGTGGATTGGTTCCACATTCCAAGTATCAGCAACGCGGTGACCCTTGGCGTTGCTGGGCACGACGGGTTGAGAACGGAATTTGATGTGTACGACGTGAGCCTGAATCTCTTGCAGCCGACAACGACGATCAGCCATGGCGGCGAGATCAGTTCGGCAACGTATTTGGTTGACCGTCCCGGCGAAGTATGGGTTCGTGTCGCGGGAGCCGACGGGCAAATCGGACCAGGGCAAACGGGTCAATACAGTTTGAGTATTCGCGACACCGGCATGACTCCGCCTGCGTCAGGAACTCAATCGCCACTGCCGCTTTCCGATCAAGTCGGCGACAGGTTCGATAACGCCGCCGAACTGACGTTCGCCGGGACGGCTCTGATGTTCGAGCAGCGTTTAGAGACAACCAACGATGTCGACGTCTATCGCTTGCCGACCTCCGGCGTCACCAACATTATCGTCAGCGGCGTGGCGGGCATTCAGGTTGAACTGGTGGATGCCGAAGGAAGAATAACGGAGAAAACCGCCCCGATCGTGCAAACCGAAGGATCATTTAATTTCGCCAATTTCGCCGCATCGACTGATGACGAGATCGCAAGTGAATCTTATGTGCGGGTCTGGTCCAAGAGCGGATCGGTAGGACGCTATCAACTGACCATTGCGACGCAGCAAGAGATGCTTTCAGTTGCTAGTGGGACTGGATTCGACATTTTTGCGTCCAGCGAAAGCCCGGATTCGGAACGAGGGAACGATCGCCATTCTAGTGGCCCGGCACAGGCAACTCGTTTCACCAGCACGACTGCGGATACGATCGTTTCCAACCTTGATTCTCCAGACGACATCGACACTTTTTACGTCTTGGGGATCAGCCACGTCGCGACGTTCAGTGTTCACACTCATGATCCGATGGGCATTGAACTGACGCTGGTGGATCGTGGCGGCAATGTGCTTGAGCCACTTACAAAGGAGGTTTCTGGCAATTCCGTGGGAGTCTCCTTCGCGATGCCAACTTTGGAAGAGTTCGTCGACGAATTTGGAAATCCCAAGAAGACGTTGTATGTACAGGTCTCGTCCAGCAACGGATCCACGGGGGAGTACAAGCTGATTCGCGGCTTCACGCCGACCTCGACGACTCCCAATGAAATCATGGGGATCGATCGACACGCTGGCACGATTGCTCAGGCAACGCCAGTCACGATTTCTCCCTTGTCGCATGACTTGGCCTCCCACTTGGACGGCAAGGAAGATCGGGACGCCTTCCGATTCACCGCCTCGACATCGCAGATGGCGTTGACGGTCATCCGTGAAGAGCCGCTCGGCGTACGAGCCGCGGGCACCGTTGACCTTTACACGAAGCAGGGTGTACTGCTCCAGCCGACCAGCGTCATTGAGGCGCCAATTGAGAGCTTTGTCTCCAGGACGATCGAGAAGGGATACGACCTCACCCCCGGTGAAGAATATGTGGCAGTCGTTTCCAACGAACAAGCCAACGCTCAGGGCGGCTATCGTTTACGGATCGAAGCGGTTGACGACGCCTTGAATGCTCTCGATCTAGAAGACGCTGAATCGATCACGATCGCGGAGAGCCGAACGACCGAGGGACCATTGAGCTTTCAACTGAAAGGAGTTGAGTGGGTCACGGTGCCGCTAAATGTTCAACTCGACGGGGTCGAAGACGTGCAACTCTATCGGTTCACGTCTTCGGGTGCCTCTGTGTGGGCGAACCCGCCCACCAAGCCAACTCTGCGGGTTTCGGACGTTCCGCTGCGGTTCCGATTGTTCAATCTGACTGAGGGCTCGGAGCTATCGAATCGAAGAGAATATCACTGGCGAAATGACCTCTCTGCCACGCTACCAAGTGCGTTGGACAATGTTAGCCGAGATTACCTGTTAGCGGTTTGGAGCCCCGAAGGTGCCGGAACACACGCCGTCGACCTGATGATCAGTCAACGAATTGTCTCCACGGGCGACACGGTAGGCGACACATTCGCCGATGCAGAAACCATTGACCTTAGCAGCGGCGACACCCTAGCCGATTTTGGCCCGTCTCAAACCCCTAACGGCAGCCTCTACACGCGAATGAAAGTTCATTTGAACTCAGCCAGTGATGTCGACGTGCTCCGCTTCGAAGCAATCAACTCGATCACTCAGGCAGGGCTACTTTGGGCGGCTACCGAGTCATTCGATCCCGCGACACAACCCGAAGCAGCCAACCGGATTGTTGTGGATCTTTTCGACGAGAATGGCGTGGCGATTGCGAAGCGATCGCCCTTGGCAACCAAGAAGAGCGTGTTGACCTTCGAGTCGGTTCAATTCGAAACCGAGGTCGGAAAAACCTATTTCCTCAGAATTAGCCAAACGACACCAAACCCCATTAGCAGCACGCTGCTGATTAGATAA